One segment of Actinomyces sp. 432 DNA contains the following:
- a CDS encoding LytR/AlgR family response regulator transcription factor: MKVNTSPSATLRIGVVDDDARHRNVLSEYLDRFGRERGLDLQVSVFEAGGDILDGFRPIYDILMLDIRMEGTDGLSLARLVRRIDPDVIIIFITAAQQYAINGYEVSALGYLVKPFPYSSLARELSRALEVLGRRDNAGIVLKDGQGLRRVPVRDIVYLESSGHRLDVHLTDGAITLTGSLKQMEPKLAPHGFFRSNSCYIVNLRHVVAVREQDSVMSTGQSLRISRPRKKEFMRALAEHVSGTTA, encoded by the coding sequence ATGAAAGTGAATACGAGCCCCTCCGCCACACTCCGTATTGGCGTCGTCGACGACGACGCCCGCCACCGCAACGTTCTTTCCGAGTACCTCGACCGCTTCGGCCGTGAGCGAGGCCTGGATCTGCAAGTGTCCGTTTTTGAGGCCGGCGGCGACATCCTGGACGGCTTCCGCCCCATTTACGACATCCTCATGCTGGATATACGCATGGAGGGCACCGACGGCCTATCCCTCGCCCGGTTAGTGCGTCGTATCGACCCTGATGTCATCATCATCTTCATTACTGCCGCGCAGCAGTACGCGATCAACGGCTACGAGGTGTCCGCCCTCGGTTACCTGGTAAAGCCCTTCCCCTACTCCTCCCTGGCCCGAGAGCTGAGCCGCGCCCTGGAGGTACTCGGCCGACGGGACAACGCCGGCATCGTCCTGAAGGACGGGCAGGGGCTGCGGCGCGTGCCCGTGCGCGACATCGTCTACCTGGAGTCCTCTGGTCACCGCCTGGACGTGCACCTGACCGACGGCGCCATCACCCTGACCGGATCGCTCAAGCAGATGGAGCCGAAACTGGCACCCCATGGCTTCTTCCGCTCCAACTCCTGCTACATCGTCAACCTGCGGCACGTGGTGGCGGTGCGCGAGCAGGACTCCGTGATGAGCACCGGGCAGTCCCTGAGGATCTCCCGCCCCCGGAAGAAGGAGTTCATGCGGGCCCTGGCCGAGCACGTGTCCGGGACAACCGCGTGA
- the lepA gene encoding translation elongation factor 4: MPPIPTSEQAATVAPAATEQAQIRNFSIIAHIDHGKSTLADRMLQATGVVAPRDMRAQYLDRMDIERERGITIKSQAVRMPWAVTGEDGVTRAHALNMIDTPGHVDFSYEVNRSLAACEGAVLLVDAAQGIQAQTLANLYMAMEGDLTIIPVLNKIDLPSAEPDQHAAEIASLIGCEPEEVLRVSGKTGAGVPELLDRIVEAVPPPSGDPDSAARAMIFDSVYDVYRGVVTYVRVVDGALKSRERIKMVSTGAVHDLLEIGVISPEPAPTQGLRAGEVGYLITGVKDVRQSKVGDTVTSAAAPATVPLSGYQDPKPMVFSGLFPVDGSDFPALRDALDKLKLNDAALTYEPETSVALGFGFRCGYLGLLHLEIIRERLEREFNLDIISTAPSVVYEVTMEDRSVHTVTNPSEFPEGKVRDVQEPVVRATILTPSEYIGAIMELCQSRRGTMLGMDYLSETRVEMRYRLPLAEIVFDFFDALKSRTRGYASLDYEPDGTQSADLTKVDILLNGEKVDAFSAIVHKDSAQSYGQKMTRRLKELIPRQQFEVPVQAAVGSRIIARETIRALRKDMLAKCYGGDITRKRKLLEKQKEGKKRMKAVGRVEVPQEAFIAVLGADQPTGK; this comes from the coding sequence GTGCCACCGATCCCCACGTCCGAGCAGGCTGCAACCGTCGCCCCCGCAGCCACCGAGCAGGCCCAGATCCGAAACTTCTCGATCATCGCGCACATCGACCACGGCAAATCCACGCTGGCGGACCGGATGCTCCAGGCCACCGGCGTAGTCGCCCCGCGCGACATGCGCGCCCAGTACCTGGACCGCATGGACATCGAGCGCGAGCGCGGCATCACCATCAAGTCCCAGGCCGTGCGCATGCCCTGGGCGGTGACCGGGGAGGACGGCGTCACGCGCGCCCACGCGCTGAATATGATCGACACCCCCGGGCACGTGGACTTCTCCTACGAGGTCAACCGGTCGCTGGCGGCCTGTGAGGGCGCGGTGCTGCTGGTCGACGCCGCCCAGGGCATCCAGGCGCAGACCCTCGCCAACCTGTACATGGCCATGGAGGGCGACCTGACGATCATCCCGGTGCTGAACAAGATCGACCTGCCCTCGGCGGAGCCGGATCAGCACGCGGCGGAGATCGCCTCCCTGATCGGCTGCGAGCCCGAGGAGGTACTGCGTGTATCGGGCAAGACCGGGGCGGGCGTGCCCGAGCTGCTGGACCGGATCGTCGAGGCGGTCCCGCCGCCGTCCGGTGATCCCGACTCCGCCGCCCGCGCCATGATCTTCGACTCCGTGTACGACGTCTACCGGGGCGTGGTCACCTACGTGCGTGTTGTCGACGGCGCCCTGAAGTCGCGCGAGCGCATCAAGATGGTGTCCACCGGAGCAGTCCACGACCTGCTGGAGATCGGCGTCATCAGTCCTGAGCCGGCCCCCACCCAGGGGTTGCGTGCCGGTGAGGTCGGCTACCTGATCACCGGCGTGAAGGACGTGCGCCAGTCCAAGGTCGGCGATACCGTCACCTCCGCCGCCGCCCCGGCCACTGTGCCGCTGTCCGGCTACCAGGACCCTAAGCCCATGGTGTTCTCCGGGCTGTTCCCCGTGGACGGCTCCGACTTCCCGGCGCTGCGTGACGCCCTGGACAAGCTCAAGCTCAATGATGCCGCCCTGACTTACGAGCCGGAGACCTCGGTGGCGCTGGGCTTCGGCTTCCGCTGCGGCTACCTCGGCCTGCTGCACCTGGAGATTATTCGTGAGCGCCTGGAGCGCGAGTTCAACCTGGACATCATCTCTACTGCGCCGTCCGTGGTCTACGAGGTCACCATGGAGGACCGCAGCGTCCACACGGTCACCAATCCGAGTGAGTTCCCCGAGGGCAAGGTCCGCGACGTGCAGGAGCCGGTGGTACGTGCCACCATCCTGACGCCCAGCGAGTACATCGGCGCGATCATGGAGCTGTGCCAGTCCCGCCGCGGCACCATGCTGGGCATGGACTACCTGTCCGAGACCCGCGTGGAGATGCGCTACCGGCTGCCGCTGGCGGAGATCGTCTTCGACTTCTTCGACGCCCTGAAGTCACGCACTCGCGGTTACGCCTCCCTGGACTACGAGCCCGACGGCACCCAGAGCGCGGACCTGACCAAGGTGGACATTCTGCTTAACGGGGAGAAGGTGGACGCGTTCAGCGCCATCGTTCACAAGGACTCGGCCCAGTCCTACGGGCAGAAGATGACCCGGCGGCTCAAGGAGCTGATTCCCCGCCAGCAGTTCGAGGTGCCGGTGCAGGCGGCCGTGGGCAGCCGCATCATCGCCCGCGAGACGATCCGGGCCCTGCGCAAGGACATGCTCGCCAAGTGCTACGGCGGTGACATCACCCGTAAGCGCAAGCTGCTGGAGAAGCAGAAGGAGGGTAAGAAACGCATGAAGGCGGTTGGTCGCGTGGAGGTCCCACAGGAGGCCTTCATCGCCGTGCTCGGAGCGGATCAGCCCACCGGAAAGTAA
- a CDS encoding MOSC domain-containing protein, with protein sequence MSKTGSVERDPERIDGVPVTSGTVQAALADDGSGLELTATLARRLGVPHAGADGRHADEPAPFRDGDPVGTVGAVCALARVRPDAGEAGLSAIHKAPLEGPSAVNRLGVVGDQQGDHAHHGGRDKALYVLDAAEQRHWAAVLGGIAPGSLGENLTIEPGPAGGIDDVEIGAVLSIGDPRGEGLRVRVTGVRNPCATFARGVGRGDWVEVFSSRNRVGVYLAVLKEGTVRAGDEVRVVSAPGHRVTCTRWFAHHDPRDAQRMLDSEIFGNCVIAPFTKKYVQAAAHEQVG encoded by the coding sequence ATGAGCAAAACCGGCTCTGTGGAGCGGGACCCGGAGCGGATCGACGGCGTCCCGGTCACCTCGGGCACGGTGCAGGCCGCCCTGGCCGATGACGGTTCCGGGCTGGAGCTGACCGCCACCCTGGCGCGGCGCCTGGGCGTGCCCCATGCGGGAGCCGACGGGCGTCATGCCGACGAGCCCGCGCCCTTCCGCGACGGCGACCCGGTGGGCACCGTCGGCGCCGTCTGCGCCCTGGCGCGGGTGCGTCCCGACGCCGGGGAGGCGGGCCTGTCCGCCATCCACAAGGCGCCCCTGGAGGGGCCCTCGGCGGTGAACCGGCTCGGCGTCGTCGGTGACCAGCAGGGCGATCACGCCCACCACGGCGGCCGGGATAAGGCACTGTACGTCCTGGACGCTGCCGAGCAGCGTCACTGGGCGGCGGTGCTCGGCGGTATCGCGCCCGGGTCCCTGGGGGAGAACCTGACGATTGAGCCGGGTCCGGCCGGCGGCATCGACGACGTCGAGATCGGTGCGGTTCTGTCTATCGGGGATCCGCGGGGCGAGGGGCTGCGCGTGCGGGTGACCGGCGTGCGCAATCCCTGTGCGACCTTCGCCCGCGGAGTCGGACGCGGCGACTGGGTGGAGGTCTTCTCCTCCCGCAACCGGGTGGGCGTCTACCTGGCTGTCCTCAAGGAGGGCACGGTGCGCGCAGGTGATGAGGTGCGGGTGGTCAGCGCGCCCGGGCACCGGGTCACCTGCACCCGCTGGTTCGCCCACCACGACCCGCGCGACGCCCAGAGGATGCTGGACTCGGAGATCTTCGGCAACTGCGTGATCGCCCCCTTCACCAAGAAGTACGTGCAGGCCGCCGCCCACGAGCAGGTCGGCTGA
- the trmB gene encoding tRNA (guanosine(46)-N7)-methyltransferase TrmB: MPQQHPPRSHAIRARVRSYSRAGGRLTEAQERALERYRDRYVIDVPRADAIRTVAPSFRLDPATAFGHAGQLRPLIVEVGSGAGEAILAHAAAHPGVDHLAVEAWETAIARIVAGAGRAGLRNIRVVPADAAQLLATALPVGCASEVWVFFPDPWRKPRHRKRRLVNAAFADSVARVLRPGGVWRLATDWADYAWQMRDVLEAASALPEGLEADCTGPYFRYPDAGARPDLGVGTAEEGSLGNGRDPGSPAGVLGGWSQRYEGRVLTRFEEKGIRAGRTIRDLTAVRTGEMWVPPRREAVAL, from the coding sequence GTGCCACAGCAGCACCCGCCCCGCTCTCACGCCATCCGCGCTCGCGTGCGCTCCTACTCGCGGGCCGGCGGCCGCCTGACCGAGGCGCAGGAACGGGCCCTGGAGCGTTACAGGGACAGGTACGTGATCGACGTGCCCCGCGCCGATGCAATCCGCACCGTCGCCCCCTCCTTCCGGCTGGACCCGGCAACGGCCTTCGGGCACGCAGGCCAGTTGCGTCCGCTCATCGTGGAGGTCGGTTCGGGCGCGGGGGAGGCGATACTGGCCCACGCCGCCGCCCACCCGGGGGTGGACCACCTGGCTGTTGAGGCCTGGGAGACGGCGATCGCCCGGATCGTGGCCGGTGCCGGCAGGGCGGGCCTGCGCAATATCAGGGTGGTGCCCGCAGATGCCGCCCAGCTGCTGGCCACCGCCCTGCCGGTCGGCTGCGCCAGCGAGGTGTGGGTGTTCTTCCCGGACCCGTGGCGCAAGCCTCGGCACCGCAAGCGTCGGCTGGTCAATGCCGCCTTCGCCGACTCGGTGGCCCGGGTGCTGCGCCCCGGCGGGGTGTGGCGGCTGGCTACCGACTGGGCGGACTATGCCTGGCAGATGCGCGACGTGCTGGAGGCCGCCTCCGCGCTGCCCGAGGGACTGGAGGCGGACTGCACCGGCCCGTACTTCCGCTACCCCGACGCCGGGGCGCGCCCGGACCTGGGCGTCGGGACTGCCGAGGAGGGCAGCCTGGGTAATGGCCGCGACCCCGGCTCGCCGGCCGGCGTGCTAGGCGGCTGGTCGCAGCGCTATGAGGGGCGGGTACTGACCCGCTTTGAGGAGAAGGGCATTCGTGCCGGCCGTACTATCCGCGACCTGACCGCGGTGCGCACCGGCGAGATGTGGGTGCCGCCCCGGCGTGAGGCGGTTGCCCTATGA
- the hemW gene encoding radical SAM family heme chaperone HemW — protein MSPQQPAGEPLPGAGELPEQVRAAASSGGQRPFAVYLHVPYCRVRCGYCDFNTYTNLAMGGGASAGDYVDTLAGELRLARAAMEQVGLPQRAAQTVFVGGGTPTMLPAGDLARMLQLVRETWGLDEGAEVTTEANPETVDERYLAALAQAGFTRVSFGMQSAVPQVLRTLDRTHTPERVPQVVSWARRAGLATSLDLIYGTPGESLDDWRRSLEAAVEIGPDHLSAYALVIEEGTRMWTQVRRGELPLPTDDDEAAKYELADALLGGAGYEWYEISNWARPGHECVHNQAYWRDWDWWGAGPGAHSHLGDVRMWNTKHPVAWAGQAAAGRLPVAGHEVVDAESRELERVMLGIRMREGLDLRSLTRPGEAATASGTPRRLVPVVGGLVAQGLLDGAAALAGRAVLTLRGRLMADTVTYRLTQ, from the coding sequence ATGAGTCCGCAGCAGCCGGCGGGGGAGCCCCTGCCCGGAGCGGGGGAGCTGCCCGAGCAGGTGCGCGCTGCGGCGTCGTCGGGCGGGCAGCGGCCATTTGCGGTGTACCTGCACGTGCCCTACTGCCGGGTGCGCTGCGGCTACTGCGACTTCAACACCTACACGAACCTGGCCATGGGCGGCGGAGCCTCGGCGGGGGACTACGTGGACACGCTCGCCGGCGAGCTGCGCCTGGCCCGGGCGGCCATGGAACAGGTCGGCCTGCCGCAGCGGGCGGCGCAAACCGTGTTCGTGGGCGGGGGCACCCCCACCATGCTGCCGGCTGGGGACCTGGCCCGCATGCTGCAGCTGGTGCGCGAGACCTGGGGCCTGGACGAAGGGGCGGAGGTGACCACGGAGGCCAACCCGGAGACCGTGGACGAGCGCTACCTGGCGGCCCTGGCACAGGCCGGGTTCACCCGGGTGTCCTTCGGCATGCAGTCGGCGGTGCCGCAGGTGCTACGCACGCTGGACCGCACCCACACCCCCGAGCGGGTGCCGCAGGTGGTGTCCTGGGCACGCCGGGCCGGGCTGGCCACGAGCCTGGACCTGATCTACGGCACGCCGGGGGAGTCCCTGGACGACTGGCGGCGTTCCCTGGAGGCGGCGGTGGAGATCGGCCCGGATCACTTGAGCGCCTACGCCCTGGTGATCGAGGAGGGCACGCGGATGTGGACGCAGGTGCGCCGCGGGGAGCTGCCCCTGCCCACGGACGACGACGAGGCCGCCAAGTATGAGCTGGCCGACGCGTTGCTGGGCGGGGCCGGCTACGAGTGGTACGAGATCTCCAACTGGGCGCGGCCCGGGCATGAGTGCGTGCACAACCAGGCCTACTGGCGCGACTGGGACTGGTGGGGCGCCGGCCCGGGGGCGCACAGCCACCTGGGGGACGTGCGCATGTGGAACACCAAGCACCCGGTGGCCTGGGCCGGGCAGGCGGCGGCCGGGCGGCTGCCCGTGGCCGGGCACGAGGTCGTCGATGCCGAATCACGAGAACTGGAGCGGGTCATGCTCGGCATTCGCATGCGCGAGGGTCTGGACCTGCGGAGTCTGACGCGGCCGGGGGAGGCGGCGACGGCGTCGGGCACCCCACGGCGGCTCGTGCCGGTGGTGGGAGGCCTCGTGGCGCAGGGCCTGCTCGACGGTGCTGCCGCCCTGGCGGGCCGCGCCGTGCTCACACTGCGCGGAAGGCTTATGGCGGACACGGTCACGTATCGGCTCACCCAGTGA
- the glf gene encoding UDP-galactopyranose mutase, translated as MRADLVVVGSGLFGATVAQRAAEELGVHVVVAERRNHVGGNAYSYPDPDTGIEVHRYGSHIFHTSNEQVWAYANRFTAFNDYRHHVYANHAGEIYPLPISLGTINQFFHAALGPEQARALIAEHAAEITGEPANLEEKAVSLIGRPLYEAFIRGYTAKQWQTDPTDLGAGIITRLPVRLNYNSRYFSDPYEGIPVDGYGTWVERMLDHPRIEVRLGTDFLAADGVLTRDACVDRVPVVYTGAVDRFFDYRLGALTWRTLDFETRVLPTGDYQGTAVINYSDADVPYTRVHEFRHYHPERAYPDDATVIMREYSRMAGPDDEPCYPVGTPADRERLARYQQLAAELEPQRVVFGGRLGAYQYLDMDRTIASALHSFEQRVRPWFG; from the coding sequence ATGCGAGCGGATCTGGTAGTGGTCGGTTCGGGGCTCTTCGGTGCCACGGTCGCCCAGCGCGCCGCCGAGGAGCTGGGCGTGCACGTGGTGGTGGCTGAGCGTCGCAACCACGTGGGTGGAAACGCCTACTCGTACCCGGATCCGGACACCGGCATCGAGGTGCACCGCTACGGCTCCCACATCTTCCACACCTCCAACGAGCAGGTCTGGGCCTACGCCAACCGGTTCACCGCCTTCAACGACTACCGGCACCACGTCTACGCCAACCATGCCGGGGAGATCTACCCGCTGCCCATCAGCCTGGGCACCATCAACCAGTTCTTCCACGCCGCCCTCGGCCCGGAGCAGGCGCGGGCGCTCATCGCCGAGCACGCCGCCGAGATCACCGGCGAGCCCGCCAACCTGGAGGAGAAGGCCGTCAGCCTGATCGGCCGCCCCCTGTACGAGGCCTTCATCCGCGGCTACACCGCCAAGCAGTGGCAGACCGACCCCACCGACCTGGGCGCCGGCATCATCACCCGGCTGCCGGTACGCCTGAACTACAACAGCCGCTACTTCTCCGACCCTTACGAGGGCATCCCGGTGGACGGCTACGGAACCTGGGTCGAGCGGATGCTGGACCACCCGCGCATAGAGGTACGCCTGGGGACGGATTTTCTGGCGGCCGACGGCGTACTGACCCGTGACGCCTGCGTGGACCGGGTGCCGGTGGTCTACACCGGCGCCGTGGACCGCTTCTTCGATTACCGGCTCGGTGCCCTGACGTGGCGCACCCTGGACTTCGAGACACGCGTACTGCCCACAGGGGACTACCAGGGCACCGCGGTCATCAACTACTCCGATGCCGATGTCCCGTACACCCGGGTGCACGAGTTCCGCCACTACCACCCCGAGCGCGCCTACCCCGACGATGCCACCGTGATCATGCGGGAGTACTCGCGCATGGCGGGCCCCGACGACGAGCCCTGCTACCCGGTGGGCACGCCCGCAGACCGCGAGCGGCTGGCCCGCTACCAGCAGCTGGCGGCAGAGCTGGAGCCGCAGCGAGTCGTCTTCGGCGGGCGCCTGGGCGCCTACCAGTATCTGGACATGGACCGGACGATCGCCTCCGCCCTGCATAGCTTCGAGCAGCGGGTGCGGCCGTGGTTCGGGTGA
- a CDS encoding glycosyltransferase family 2 protein → MPASPLITVVVPAYNAEDCLGRCLSSLVAADGGRDELEVIVVDDGATDSTGALADAYARAHTAIEVIHQENKGHGGAINTGVAAARGTWLKVCDADDAIDPGTLRALLASLRSWREAGTEPDLVVTNFVYVREGTPAWYRLSHGPARRGPRGVRPGRHVVRFRGILPAGRIGSWRDVRSFRPDQYLMMHSLAYRREVLEHSGMRLPEHCFYVDNLFAFEPLRHVRTLTYLDLDLYYYTVGRAGQSVADDVIVARLDQHDRVNALMLEAMPREGEVPVSLLHYLVHIYTLSAVVITTMALRSGTPQNLAIKQRLWERLDATRPDVARWVRGSVMGRLMTLPGRTGRWVTVAGYQVVRRVLALN, encoded by the coding sequence GTGCCAGCCAGCCCGCTAATAACGGTCGTAGTACCGGCATACAACGCCGAGGACTGCCTGGGGCGCTGCCTGTCCAGCCTCGTGGCGGCGGACGGCGGCCGTGATGAGCTGGAGGTGATCGTCGTCGACGACGGCGCCACGGACTCAACCGGCGCTCTTGCTGATGCCTACGCCCGGGCACACACGGCGATTGAAGTAATCCACCAGGAGAACAAGGGGCACGGCGGCGCCATTAATACCGGGGTCGCTGCGGCCCGCGGCACTTGGCTGAAGGTGTGCGACGCCGACGACGCCATCGACCCCGGGACACTGCGTGCCCTGCTCGCCTCCCTACGCTCTTGGCGTGAGGCGGGCACTGAGCCTGACCTCGTGGTGACGAACTTCGTGTACGTACGCGAGGGCACACCCGCTTGGTACCGCCTCAGCCACGGACCTGCCCGGCGGGGCCCCCGGGGTGTACGGCCCGGCCGCCATGTAGTGCGTTTCCGGGGCATCCTCCCGGCCGGGCGTATTGGCAGCTGGCGGGACGTTAGGAGTTTTCGCCCCGACCAGTACCTCATGATGCACTCGCTCGCCTATCGTCGTGAGGTATTGGAGCATTCCGGCATGCGGCTGCCGGAGCACTGCTTCTACGTGGACAACCTGTTCGCATTCGAGCCGTTGCGGCACGTGCGCACGCTGACCTACCTGGATCTGGACCTGTATTACTACACGGTGGGCAGGGCGGGGCAGTCCGTGGCCGATGACGTGATCGTGGCACGTCTGGACCAGCATGACCGTGTCAACGCGCTCATGCTGGAGGCGATGCCCCGCGAGGGCGAGGTACCTGTGTCCCTGCTGCACTACTTGGTACACATCTACACCTTGAGCGCGGTGGTGATTACCACCATGGCGCTGCGGTCGGGTACTCCGCAGAACCTGGCCATCAAGCAGCGGCTGTGGGAGCGTCTGGACGCTACTCGACCGGACGTGGCGCGGTGGGTGCGCGGTTCTGTAATGGGCCGGCTGATGACGTTGCCGGGACGGACCGGGCGCTGGGTGACGGTGGCCGGATACCAGGTGGTCCGCCGGGTACTTGCCCTGAACTGA
- a CDS encoding GHKL domain-containing protein, which yields MIQEALPDIPRLWTALAEWGACLAYVLATWRPQDSRRRALVVMAAALPALSIYQTLAARLPISLWLAGMLGAVIAMWGILHLALSGSLRRSTYLVVRAFVAAELAASLEWQLEVFLLGDRAGAFWGAALAIAVDGTVLGAVYLLERPRFRAEVVPTAATVAGAAAIAAITFAMSNLSFLSTATPFSGRLGAEVFYIRTLVDLCGFIILYAQREVDLQNRASFELASSEALLRSQYEQYLTSKRAIDIVNRKYHDLRHMIASVRAEPDPAVRLDRLAELESSVRPYEVFVRTGNPVLDVILTDREQVCLEAGITMTAIVEGAALGFMSTADLATLVGTALDNALEAVSGTGDADRWIRLDVRTRRGFVLIEVENPVAPARSAPGRTGPIRAVTDGSAYGFGYGAMRSAAEAYGGQLTTTESPRGTFTLRVLLPIPAELPHRGRNQ from the coding sequence GTGATCCAGGAGGCTCTGCCGGACATCCCCCGGTTGTGGACCGCGCTGGCCGAGTGGGGCGCATGCCTGGCGTACGTACTGGCCACGTGGCGGCCACAGGACTCCAGGCGCCGCGCACTGGTAGTGATGGCCGCAGCGCTTCCGGCGCTGAGCATCTACCAGACACTTGCGGCCCGCCTGCCGATCTCGCTGTGGCTGGCAGGGATGCTCGGAGCGGTGATCGCCATGTGGGGCATCCTGCACCTGGCGCTGAGCGGTTCCCTGCGCCGGTCCACCTACCTGGTAGTGCGCGCCTTCGTGGCCGCCGAGCTGGCGGCCTCGCTCGAGTGGCAGTTGGAGGTGTTCCTCCTGGGAGACCGGGCGGGCGCCTTCTGGGGTGCGGCATTGGCGATAGCCGTCGACGGCACCGTACTGGGTGCGGTCTATCTGCTGGAGCGTCCCCGGTTCCGCGCCGAAGTGGTGCCCACAGCTGCCACCGTGGCCGGGGCGGCGGCGATCGCCGCCATCACCTTCGCCATGTCAAATCTCAGCTTCCTAAGCACCGCCACTCCCTTCTCCGGCCGACTGGGGGCAGAGGTCTTCTATATCCGCACGCTCGTGGATCTATGCGGGTTCATCATTCTGTACGCGCAGCGGGAAGTTGACCTGCAAAACCGTGCTTCCTTCGAGCTGGCCAGCTCCGAGGCGCTGCTGCGTTCGCAGTACGAGCAGTACCTGACCTCCAAGCGCGCCATCGACATCGTCAACCGTAAGTACCACGACTTGCGCCACATGATCGCCTCGGTACGGGCCGAGCCGGATCCCGCAGTGCGCCTGGACCGGCTCGCTGAGCTGGAGTCCTCAGTGCGGCCGTATGAGGTGTTTGTACGCACCGGCAACCCCGTACTGGATGTAATTCTCACCGACCGGGAGCAGGTGTGCCTGGAGGCCGGCATCACCATGACTGCCATCGTCGAGGGCGCCGCGCTCGGCTTCATGTCCACCGCCGATCTGGCCACACTGGTCGGCACTGCCCTGGACAACGCCTTGGAGGCTGTCTCCGGCACCGGCGACGCCGACCGGTGGATTCGTCTTGATGTGCGTACTCGCCGTGGATTCGTGCTGATCGAGGTCGAGAATCCGGTGGCACCAGCACGCTCGGCCCCGGGTCGCACCGGCCCAATACGTGCTGTTACCGACGGTAGCGCATACGGCTTTGGTTACGGTGCCATGCGCTCGGCCGCCGAGGCCTACGGCGGGCAGCTAACCACTACTGAGAGCCCACGCGGCACCTTCACGCTGCGCGTACTGCTGCCGATCCCCGCCGAGCTCCCTCACCGAGGACGTAATCAGTAA